A genome region from Anopheles stephensi strain Indian chromosome 2, UCI_ANSTEP_V1.0, whole genome shotgun sequence includes the following:
- the LOC118504171 gene encoding tetraspanin-11-like, protein MGSGGRMDCCGQCVKYSMFVANFVIFLGGAIVFGLGIWTLVDKHFINELLGTNLFSGAVYVLIATSALVCLLSFFGCMGAAKEYKCMLLTYFILVFLIFVTMLIGGILGYVFREKVSQTMGDEMRSSMSLYGSRRSITTAWDETQQRLKCCGVKSYSDWRGDIPQSCCQRTLDGYKPCIENPSPENIYINGCLEITSSYIRDNAAIIGGGGIGVAVLLIFGMIFSCSLFRMIE, encoded by the exons ATGGGATCCGGAGGTAGAATGGACTGCTGCGGGCAGTGCGTCAAGTACAGCATGTTTGTGGCCAACTTTGTCATCTTT CTCGGTGGTGCGATCGTGTTCGGGTTGGGCATCTGGACGCTGGTGGACAAACACTTCATTAACGAGCTGCTCGGTACGAATCTGTTTTCCGGCGCGGTGTACGTCCTGATTGCCACCTCCGCCCTCGTCTGTCTACTATCGTTCTTTGGATGTATGGGTGCGGCCAAGGAGTACAAGTGTATGCTGCTGACG TACTTCATACTGGTGTTCCTCATCTTCGTGACGATGCTGATCGGTGGCATCCTGGGGTACGTGTTCCGCGAGAAGGTATCGCAAACGATGGGCGACGAGATGCGATCGTCCATGAGTTTGTACGGCTCGCGGCGCTCCATCACGACGGCGTGGGACGAAACGCAACAGCGGCTGAAGTGCTGCGGTGTCAAGAGCTACAGCGATTGGCGCGGTGACATCCCACAGTCCTGCTGTCAGCGAACGCTGGACGGGTACAAGCCGTGCATCGAGAACCCGAGCCCGGAGAACATCTACATCAACGGCTGTCTCGAGATCACGTCCAGCTACATCCGGGACAATGCGGCGATTATCGGTGGCGGTGGAATCGGTGTGGCTGTGCTGCTGATATTCGGAATGATATTCTCCTGCTCGCTGTTCCGAATGATTGAGTGA
- the LOC118506278 gene encoding tetraspanin-9-like, with amino-acid sequence MGDQTPYSVQRGTQSSLDRSKVLKFPSFFSTVRAWDWVGVSQYFLLSFLAVVVLGVGSVLGYAFRERIALGLQDQMYESLDMYGRRRLTTVSWDMTQEDLHCCGVEDFRDWSERIPDSCCMDDYGARKRPCQQLQTSLTIYRIGCYEAITQALVANSLLLGGASMVLLLAIVPATIMAYYMLTTI; translated from the exons ATGGGCGATCAGACGCCGTATTCCGTCCAGCGGGGAACACAATCATCCCTCGACCGTTCGA aagttttaaaatttccttcctttttttccaccgTGCGCGCATGGGACTGGGTTGGGGTGTCACAGTACTTCCTGCTGTCGTTCCTGGCCGTGGTAGTGCTGGGTGTCGGTTCCGTGCTAGGTTACGCGTTTCGCGAGCGCATCGCACTGGGTCTGCAGGATCAGATGTACGAGAGTCTGGATATGTATGGCCGGCGCCGATTGACAACCGTTTCGTGGGACATGACGCAGGAGGATTTGCATTGCTGCGGTGTGGAGGACTTTCGTGACTGGAGCGAACGTATCCCGGATTCGTGCTGTATGGATGATTATGGCGCCCGGAAGCGACCATGCCAGCAGCTGCAGACCTCCCTGACGATCTATCGGATCGGGTGCTATGAAGCGATCACACAGGCGTTGGTGGCAAACAGTTTGCTGCTGGGCGGTGCAtcgatggtgctgctgttggcgaTCGTACCGGCGACAATTATGGCGTACTACATGTTAACTACCATATAG